Proteins found in one Hevea brasiliensis isolate MT/VB/25A 57/8 chromosome 18, ASM3005281v1, whole genome shotgun sequence genomic segment:
- the LOC110669314 gene encoding DNA (cytosine-5)-methyltransferase DRM1 isoform X2 codes for MDGDSFCGEDDNFDWGSEDEREIENYGLSSSSSLTVPGAEATASSAEASSSVGSSGSKLIDHFVGMGFPEKMVAEAIQENGEENTDLILETLLKCSARSSASSSGSKLIDHFIGMGFDAEMVAKAIQENGEGNTDTILETLLTYSAIAKSEPKQGNTLVFLSRMGYTVEEASIAMERCGPDATIAELTDFICAAQMAKAADASFPEEKPKLKLFDDNYPKHKKRSYYEYDKWKKKQRLRLEKTMLQGDDEMIRLPNPMIGFGVPTDPAIVTRRTLPEAAIGPPYFYYENVALAPKGVWSTISRFLYDVEPEFVDSKYFCAAARKRGYVHNLPIQNRFPLLPLPPHTVHEALPLTKKWWPSWDTRTKLNCLQTCIGSAKLTDRIRKAIEDYEGDPPLSVQKFVLDECRKWNLVWVGRNKVAPLEPDEVEMLLGFPRNHTRGGGISRTDRYKSLGNSFQVDTVAYHLSVLKDLFPGGINLLSLFSGIGGAEVALHRLGIRLKNVVSVEISEVNRNIMRCWWEQTNQTGNLIDIVDVQQLNADRLEQLMSSFGGFDLVIGGSPCNNLAGSNRHHRDGLEGKESSLFFDFCRILDLVKCIMTRN; via the exons ATG GATGGAGATTCGTTTTGTGGGGAGGATGACAATTTTGACTGGGGCAGTGAAGATGAGCGAGAAATTGAAAATTATGGATTGTCTTCTTCATCAAGTCTCACAGTTCCAGGTGCAGAAGCTACAGCAAGCTCAGCTGAG GCAAGCTCATCAGTAGGTTCTTCTGGTTCCAAGTTGATAGACCATTTTGTAGGGATGGGATTTCCTGAAAAAATGGTTGCTGAAGCAATTCAAGAAAATG GAGAGGAAAATACTGATTTGATACTGGAAACTCTTCTTAAATGTTCG GCAAGATCATCTGCAAGCTCTTCTGGCTCCAAGTTGATTGATCATTTTATTGGGATGGGATTTGATGCAGAAATGGTTGCCAAAGCAATTCAGGAAAATG GAGAGGGAAATACAGATACAAttttggaaactctcctcacatacTCG GCAATTGCAAAATCTGAGCCTAAACAAGGGAACACTTTGGTTTTTTTATCAAGGATGGGCTACACAGTAGAGGAGGCTTCAATAGCAATGGAGCGATGTG GACCAGATGCCACAATTGCAGAACTTACAGATTTCATCTGTGCTGCTCAAATGGCAAAGGCAGCTGATGCGTCCTTTCCAGAAGAAAAG CCAAAGCTCAAACTTTTTGATGACAATTATCCTAAACACAAGAAGAGGAGTTATTATGAATATGATAAGTGGAAAAAGAAGCAGCGTTTGAGATTGGAGAAGACGATGCTTCAAGGAGATGATGAGATGATTCGTCTCCCAAATCCAATGATTGGATTTGGGGTCCCCACTGATCCGGCTATTGTAACTCGTAGAACACTACCAGAAGCTGCCATTGGACCTCCCTATTTTTACTATGAGAATGTAGCACTTGCTCCTAAAGGTGTTTGGAGCACTATTTCACGGTTTTTGTATGATGTGGAACCAGAATTTGTGGATTCAAAATATTTCTGTGCTGCTGCAAGAAAAAGGGGCTATGTTCACAATCTTCCTATTCAAAACAGATTTCCCCTTCTTCCGCTTCCTCCACACACCGTACATGAAGCACTACCTTTGACAAAGAAATGGTGGCCTTCATGGGACACAAGGACAAAACTAAATTGCTTGCAGACTTGCATTGGGAGTGCAAAACTGACAGATAGGATCCGCAAAGCCATTGAGGACTATGAAGGAGATCCACCTTTGTCAGTCCAGAAGTTTGTTCTTGATGAATGCCGTAAATGGAATCTGGTATGGGTGGGCAGGAATAAAGTTGCTCCACTTGAACCAGATGAAGTAGAAATGCTTTTGGGTTTCCCTAGGAACCATACCAGGGGTGGTGGAATAAGTAGGACTGATAGATATAAATCACTTGGTAACTCATTCCAG GTTGATACTGTTGCCTATCATCTGTCAGTTTTGAAAGACTTGTTCCCTGGAGGTATCAatcttctttctcttttctctGGGATTGGCGGTGCAGAAGTTGCTCTTCACCGGCTTGGCATTCGACTGAAGAATGTTGTTTCAGTTGAGATCTCAGAAGTAAACAGAAATATTATGAGATGCTGGTGGGAGCAAACCAATCAGACAGGGAACTTGATTGACATTGTGGATGTGCAACAACTGAATGCTGACCGATTAGAGCAGTTGATGAGCTCATTTGGCGGATTTGATCTTGTTATTGGCGGGAGTCCTTGCAATAATCTTGCAGGCAGCAACCGACACCACCGTGATGGGCTGGAGGGTAAAGAATCCTCTCTTTTCTTTGATTTCTGTCGCATTCTAGACTTGGTCAAGTGTATTATGACTAGAAATTGA
- the LOC110669314 gene encoding DNA (cytosine-5)-methyltransferase DRM2 isoform X3 yields the protein MGFDAEMVAKAIQENGEGNTDTILETLLTYSAIEKSPKEQQQVDSDHWSSDYDGSFLDDFSDIDSSESEAIAKSEPKQGNTLVFLSRMGYTVEEASIAMERCGPDATIAELTDFICAAQMAKAADASFPEEKPKLKLFDDNYPKHKKRSYYEYDKWKKKQRLRLEKTMLQGDDEMIRLPNPMIGFGVPTDPAIVTRRTLPEAAIGPPYFYYENVALAPKGVWSTISRFLYDVEPEFVDSKYFCAAARKRGYVHNLPIQNRFPLLPLPPHTVHEALPLTKKWWPSWDTRTKLNCLQTCIGSAKLTDRIRKAIEDYEGDPPLSVQKFVLDECRKWNLVWVGRNKVAPLEPDEVEMLLGFPRNHTRGGGISRTDRYKSLGNSFQVDTVAYHLSVLKDLFPGGINLLSLFSGIGGAEVALHRLGIRLKNVVSVEISEVNRNIMRCWWEQTNQTGNLIDIVDVQQLNADRLEQLMSSFGGFDLVIGGSPCNNLAGSNRHHRDGLEGKESSLFFDFCRILDLVKCIMTRN from the exons ATGGGATTTGATGCAGAAATGGTTGCCAAAGCAATTCAGGAAAATG GAGAGGGAAATACAGATACAAttttggaaactctcctcacatacTCG gcGATTGAAAAATCTCCTAAAGAACAGCAGCAAGTCGATTCTGATCACTGGTCTTCAGATTATGATGGGAGCTTTCTGGATGATTTTTCTGACATAGATAGCTCTGAAAGTGAG GCAATTGCAAAATCTGAGCCTAAACAAGGGAACACTTTGGTTTTTTTATCAAGGATGGGCTACACAGTAGAGGAGGCTTCAATAGCAATGGAGCGATGTG GACCAGATGCCACAATTGCAGAACTTACAGATTTCATCTGTGCTGCTCAAATGGCAAAGGCAGCTGATGCGTCCTTTCCAGAAGAAAAG CCAAAGCTCAAACTTTTTGATGACAATTATCCTAAACACAAGAAGAGGAGTTATTATGAATATGATAAGTGGAAAAAGAAGCAGCGTTTGAGATTGGAGAAGACGATGCTTCAAGGAGATGATGAGATGATTCGTCTCCCAAATCCAATGATTGGATTTGGGGTCCCCACTGATCCGGCTATTGTAACTCGTAGAACACTACCAGAAGCTGCCATTGGACCTCCCTATTTTTACTATGAGAATGTAGCACTTGCTCCTAAAGGTGTTTGGAGCACTATTTCACGGTTTTTGTATGATGTGGAACCAGAATTTGTGGATTCAAAATATTTCTGTGCTGCTGCAAGAAAAAGGGGCTATGTTCACAATCTTCCTATTCAAAACAGATTTCCCCTTCTTCCGCTTCCTCCACACACCGTACATGAAGCACTACCTTTGACAAAGAAATGGTGGCCTTCATGGGACACAAGGACAAAACTAAATTGCTTGCAGACTTGCATTGGGAGTGCAAAACTGACAGATAGGATCCGCAAAGCCATTGAGGACTATGAAGGAGATCCACCTTTGTCAGTCCAGAAGTTTGTTCTTGATGAATGCCGTAAATGGAATCTGGTATGGGTGGGCAGGAATAAAGTTGCTCCACTTGAACCAGATGAAGTAGAAATGCTTTTGGGTTTCCCTAGGAACCATACCAGGGGTGGTGGAATAAGTAGGACTGATAGATATAAATCACTTGGTAACTCATTCCAG GTTGATACTGTTGCCTATCATCTGTCAGTTTTGAAAGACTTGTTCCCTGGAGGTATCAatcttctttctcttttctctGGGATTGGCGGTGCAGAAGTTGCTCTTCACCGGCTTGGCATTCGACTGAAGAATGTTGTTTCAGTTGAGATCTCAGAAGTAAACAGAAATATTATGAGATGCTGGTGGGAGCAAACCAATCAGACAGGGAACTTGATTGACATTGTGGATGTGCAACAACTGAATGCTGACCGATTAGAGCAGTTGATGAGCTCATTTGGCGGATTTGATCTTGTTATTGGCGGGAGTCCTTGCAATAATCTTGCAGGCAGCAACCGACACCACCGTGATGGGCTGGAGGGTAAAGAATCCTCTCTTTTCTTTGATTTCTGTCGCATTCTAGACTTGGTCAAGTGTATTATGACTAGAAATTGA
- the LOC110669314 gene encoding DNA (cytosine-5)-methyltransferase DRM2 isoform X1, producing MDGDSFCGEDDNFDWGSEDEREIENYGLSSSSSLTVPGAEATASSAEASSSVGSSGSKLIDHFVGMGFPEKMVAEAIQENGEENTDLILETLLKCSARSSASSSGSKLIDHFIGMGFDAEMVAKAIQENGEGNTDTILETLLTYSAIEKSPKEQQQVDSDHWSSDYDGSFLDDFSDIDSSESEAIAKSEPKQGNTLVFLSRMGYTVEEASIAMERCGPDATIAELTDFICAAQMAKAADASFPEEKPKLKLFDDNYPKHKKRSYYEYDKWKKKQRLRLEKTMLQGDDEMIRLPNPMIGFGVPTDPAIVTRRTLPEAAIGPPYFYYENVALAPKGVWSTISRFLYDVEPEFVDSKYFCAAARKRGYVHNLPIQNRFPLLPLPPHTVHEALPLTKKWWPSWDTRTKLNCLQTCIGSAKLTDRIRKAIEDYEGDPPLSVQKFVLDECRKWNLVWVGRNKVAPLEPDEVEMLLGFPRNHTRGGGISRTDRYKSLGNSFQVDTVAYHLSVLKDLFPGGINLLSLFSGIGGAEVALHRLGIRLKNVVSVEISEVNRNIMRCWWEQTNQTGNLIDIVDVQQLNADRLEQLMSSFGGFDLVIGGSPCNNLAGSNRHHRDGLEGKESSLFFDFCRILDLVKCIMTRN from the exons ATG GATGGAGATTCGTTTTGTGGGGAGGATGACAATTTTGACTGGGGCAGTGAAGATGAGCGAGAAATTGAAAATTATGGATTGTCTTCTTCATCAAGTCTCACAGTTCCAGGTGCAGAAGCTACAGCAAGCTCAGCTGAG GCAAGCTCATCAGTAGGTTCTTCTGGTTCCAAGTTGATAGACCATTTTGTAGGGATGGGATTTCCTGAAAAAATGGTTGCTGAAGCAATTCAAGAAAATG GAGAGGAAAATACTGATTTGATACTGGAAACTCTTCTTAAATGTTCG GCAAGATCATCTGCAAGCTCTTCTGGCTCCAAGTTGATTGATCATTTTATTGGGATGGGATTTGATGCAGAAATGGTTGCCAAAGCAATTCAGGAAAATG GAGAGGGAAATACAGATACAAttttggaaactctcctcacatacTCG gcGATTGAAAAATCTCCTAAAGAACAGCAGCAAGTCGATTCTGATCACTGGTCTTCAGATTATGATGGGAGCTTTCTGGATGATTTTTCTGACATAGATAGCTCTGAAAGTGAG GCAATTGCAAAATCTGAGCCTAAACAAGGGAACACTTTGGTTTTTTTATCAAGGATGGGCTACACAGTAGAGGAGGCTTCAATAGCAATGGAGCGATGTG GACCAGATGCCACAATTGCAGAACTTACAGATTTCATCTGTGCTGCTCAAATGGCAAAGGCAGCTGATGCGTCCTTTCCAGAAGAAAAG CCAAAGCTCAAACTTTTTGATGACAATTATCCTAAACACAAGAAGAGGAGTTATTATGAATATGATAAGTGGAAAAAGAAGCAGCGTTTGAGATTGGAGAAGACGATGCTTCAAGGAGATGATGAGATGATTCGTCTCCCAAATCCAATGATTGGATTTGGGGTCCCCACTGATCCGGCTATTGTAACTCGTAGAACACTACCAGAAGCTGCCATTGGACCTCCCTATTTTTACTATGAGAATGTAGCACTTGCTCCTAAAGGTGTTTGGAGCACTATTTCACGGTTTTTGTATGATGTGGAACCAGAATTTGTGGATTCAAAATATTTCTGTGCTGCTGCAAGAAAAAGGGGCTATGTTCACAATCTTCCTATTCAAAACAGATTTCCCCTTCTTCCGCTTCCTCCACACACCGTACATGAAGCACTACCTTTGACAAAGAAATGGTGGCCTTCATGGGACACAAGGACAAAACTAAATTGCTTGCAGACTTGCATTGGGAGTGCAAAACTGACAGATAGGATCCGCAAAGCCATTGAGGACTATGAAGGAGATCCACCTTTGTCAGTCCAGAAGTTTGTTCTTGATGAATGCCGTAAATGGAATCTGGTATGGGTGGGCAGGAATAAAGTTGCTCCACTTGAACCAGATGAAGTAGAAATGCTTTTGGGTTTCCCTAGGAACCATACCAGGGGTGGTGGAATAAGTAGGACTGATAGATATAAATCACTTGGTAACTCATTCCAG GTTGATACTGTTGCCTATCATCTGTCAGTTTTGAAAGACTTGTTCCCTGGAGGTATCAatcttctttctcttttctctGGGATTGGCGGTGCAGAAGTTGCTCTTCACCGGCTTGGCATTCGACTGAAGAATGTTGTTTCAGTTGAGATCTCAGAAGTAAACAGAAATATTATGAGATGCTGGTGGGAGCAAACCAATCAGACAGGGAACTTGATTGACATTGTGGATGTGCAACAACTGAATGCTGACCGATTAGAGCAGTTGATGAGCTCATTTGGCGGATTTGATCTTGTTATTGGCGGGAGTCCTTGCAATAATCTTGCAGGCAGCAACCGACACCACCGTGATGGGCTGGAGGGTAAAGAATCCTCTCTTTTCTTTGATTTCTGTCGCATTCTAGACTTGGTCAAGTGTATTATGACTAGAAATTGA